A genomic region of Miscanthus floridulus cultivar M001 chromosome 3, ASM1932011v1, whole genome shotgun sequence contains the following coding sequences:
- the LOC136545830 gene encoding phosphatidylinositol/phosphatidylcholine transfer protein SFH11-like isoform X3 — translation MSFRSIEQLLRRNSKTKISRNIVDGVHDQKEEQLVQSLRELLLASNQLPDKFDDNYVLLRFLRMRGFNILKAKEMFLNMLKWREDCSVDAIANDFKFEEYDAVKRCYPHGFHGVDRFGRPLYIERVGLVDLSKLMQVTSIDRYVKYHISEQEKTISLRYPVCSLVAKRHIASTTAIFDVKGLGLNNFSKSAREMFAEIQKIDSNYYPETLNQLYIINAGTGFRALWKVLKAFMEARTLAKVQVLGTNYLNTVLEAVDQSNLPDFLGGTCTCPTGGCLLQDKGPWTDPEMVRASKEAFGKGQKSFNELTATVACESFRGCQVGIDTGENILRKLVDEQISEKIRELEHCAAQSNETLQTLVCKQQELTGHIEQLRKILQDVMGADMKGDTQDTKLKVN, via the exons ATGAGCTTCAGATCCATCGAACAGTTACTTAGGAGGAACAGCAAAACCAAAATTTCTCGCAATATTGTTGACGGTGTCCATGACCAGAAGGAAGAGCAGTTAGTGCAATCCTTGAGGGAGTTACTTCTTGCAAGCAACCAGCTCCCAGATAAGTTTGATGACAACTATGTCCTTCTACG CTTTCTTAGAATGAGAGGCTTCAACATCTTAAAAGCAAAAGAGATGTTCTTAAATATGTTAAAATGGCGTGAAGATTGTTCTGTTGATGCCATCGCAAAC GATTTTAAATTTGAGGAGTATGATGCTGTGAAAAGATGCTATCCTCATGGATTTCATGGAGTTGACAGATTTGGCAGGCCTCTATATATCGAACGGGTTGGCTTGGTGGATCTCAGTAAGCTCATGCAAGTGACTAGTATTGATCGATATGTAAAATATCATATATCAGAACAAGAAAAAACTATATCTTTGAGATATCCTGTTTGCTCACTTGTGGCTAAAAGGCACATAGCCTCGACAACAGCCATATTCGATGTGAAAGGACTG GGGTTGAATAACTTTTCAAAATCTGCAAGAGAGATGTTCGCAGAGATCCAAAAGATCGATAGCAATTACTATCCAGAG ACATTAAATCAACTTTATATAATTAATGCTGGAACTGGATTTAGAGCACTGTGGAAAGTATTGAAAGCATTCATGGAGGCAAGAACGTTAGCAAAGGTTCAG GTTCTTGGGACCAATTACCTTAACACAGTATTAGAAGCTGTTGACCAAAG CAATTTACCAGACTTTTTAGGCGGAACATGCACTTGTCCAACAGGAGGATGCTTACTCCAAGATAAAGGACCCTGGACTGACCCAGAAATGGTTCGTGCTTCTAAG GAAGCATTTGGTAAAGGTCAGAAGTCTTTCAATGAATTGACTGCCACAGTTGCCTGTGAAAGCTTTAGAGGTTGTCAG GTTGGAATTGATACAGGTGAAAATATTCTGCGGAAACTAGTCGATGAACAGATCTCGGAGAAGATCCGAGAACTTGAACACTGCGCTGCTCAGAGTAATGAG ACCCTGCAGACACTAGTATGTAAGCAACAAGAACTCACTGGCCACATCGAACAGCTGAGGAAAATCCTTCA gGATGTCATGGGTGCAGATATGAAAGGCGACACACAAGACACAAAACTCAAAGTAAATTAG
- the LOC136545830 gene encoding phosphatidylinositol/phosphatidylcholine transfer protein SFH11-like isoform X2 encodes MSFRSIEQLLRRNSKTKISRNIVDGVHDQKEEQLVQSLRELLLASNQLPDKFDDNYVLLRFLRMRGFNILKAKEMFLNMLKWREDCSVDAIANDFKFEEYDAVKRCYPHGFHGVDRFGRPLYIERVGLVDLSKLMQVTSIDRYVKYHISEQEKTISLRYPVCSLVAKRHIASTTAIFDVKGLGLNNFSKSAREMFAEIQKIDSNYYPETLNQLYIINAGTGFRALWKVLKAFMEARTLAKVLGTNYLNTVLEAVDQSNLPDFLGGTCTCPTGGCLLQDKGPWTDPEMVRASKEAFGKGQKSFNELTATVACESFRGCQEPSTKQVDSTSRKKRTLGMLLKDDQVGIDTGENILRKLVDEQISEKIRELEHCAAQSNETLQTLVCKQQELTGHIEQLRKILQDVMGADMKGDTQDTKLKVN; translated from the exons ATGAGCTTCAGATCCATCGAACAGTTACTTAGGAGGAACAGCAAAACCAAAATTTCTCGCAATATTGTTGACGGTGTCCATGACCAGAAGGAAGAGCAGTTAGTGCAATCCTTGAGGGAGTTACTTCTTGCAAGCAACCAGCTCCCAGATAAGTTTGATGACAACTATGTCCTTCTACG CTTTCTTAGAATGAGAGGCTTCAACATCTTAAAAGCAAAAGAGATGTTCTTAAATATGTTAAAATGGCGTGAAGATTGTTCTGTTGATGCCATCGCAAAC GATTTTAAATTTGAGGAGTATGATGCTGTGAAAAGATGCTATCCTCATGGATTTCATGGAGTTGACAGATTTGGCAGGCCTCTATATATCGAACGGGTTGGCTTGGTGGATCTCAGTAAGCTCATGCAAGTGACTAGTATTGATCGATATGTAAAATATCATATATCAGAACAAGAAAAAACTATATCTTTGAGATATCCTGTTTGCTCACTTGTGGCTAAAAGGCACATAGCCTCGACAACAGCCATATTCGATGTGAAAGGACTG GGGTTGAATAACTTTTCAAAATCTGCAAGAGAGATGTTCGCAGAGATCCAAAAGATCGATAGCAATTACTATCCAGAG ACATTAAATCAACTTTATATAATTAATGCTGGAACTGGATTTAGAGCACTGTGGAAAGTATTGAAAGCATTCATGGAGGCAAGAACGTTAGCAAAG GTTCTTGGGACCAATTACCTTAACACAGTATTAGAAGCTGTTGACCAAAG CAATTTACCAGACTTTTTAGGCGGAACATGCACTTGTCCAACAGGAGGATGCTTACTCCAAGATAAAGGACCCTGGACTGACCCAGAAATGGTTCGTGCTTCTAAG GAAGCATTTGGTAAAGGTCAGAAGTCTTTCAATGAATTGACTGCCACAGTTGCCTGTGAAAGCTTTAGAGGTTGTCAG GAGCCTTCCACAAAACAAGTAGATTCCACTTCTCGTAAGAAAAGAACTCTTGGCATGTTGTTAAAAGATGACCAg GTTGGAATTGATACAGGTGAAAATATTCTGCGGAAACTAGTCGATGAACAGATCTCGGAGAAGATCCGAGAACTTGAACACTGCGCTGCTCAGAGTAATGAG ACCCTGCAGACACTAGTATGTAAGCAACAAGAACTCACTGGCCACATCGAACAGCTGAGGAAAATCCTTCA gGATGTCATGGGTGCAGATATGAAAGGCGACACACAAGACACAAAACTCAAAGTAAATTAG
- the LOC136545830 gene encoding phosphatidylinositol/phosphatidylcholine transfer protein SFH11-like isoform X1 — protein MSFRSIEQLLRRNSKTKISRNIVDGVHDQKEEQLVQSLRELLLASNQLPDKFDDNYVLLRFLRMRGFNILKAKEMFLNMLKWREDCSVDAIANDFKFEEYDAVKRCYPHGFHGVDRFGRPLYIERVGLVDLSKLMQVTSIDRYVKYHISEQEKTISLRYPVCSLVAKRHIASTTAIFDVKGLGLNNFSKSAREMFAEIQKIDSNYYPETLNQLYIINAGTGFRALWKVLKAFMEARTLAKVQVLGTNYLNTVLEAVDQSNLPDFLGGTCTCPTGGCLLQDKGPWTDPEMVRASKEAFGKGQKSFNELTATVACESFRGCQEPSTKQVDSTSRKKRTLGMLLKDDQVGIDTGENILRKLVDEQISEKIRELEHCAAQSNETLQTLVCKQQELTGHIEQLRKILQDVMGADMKGDTQDTKLKVN, from the exons ATGAGCTTCAGATCCATCGAACAGTTACTTAGGAGGAACAGCAAAACCAAAATTTCTCGCAATATTGTTGACGGTGTCCATGACCAGAAGGAAGAGCAGTTAGTGCAATCCTTGAGGGAGTTACTTCTTGCAAGCAACCAGCTCCCAGATAAGTTTGATGACAACTATGTCCTTCTACG CTTTCTTAGAATGAGAGGCTTCAACATCTTAAAAGCAAAAGAGATGTTCTTAAATATGTTAAAATGGCGTGAAGATTGTTCTGTTGATGCCATCGCAAAC GATTTTAAATTTGAGGAGTATGATGCTGTGAAAAGATGCTATCCTCATGGATTTCATGGAGTTGACAGATTTGGCAGGCCTCTATATATCGAACGGGTTGGCTTGGTGGATCTCAGTAAGCTCATGCAAGTGACTAGTATTGATCGATATGTAAAATATCATATATCAGAACAAGAAAAAACTATATCTTTGAGATATCCTGTTTGCTCACTTGTGGCTAAAAGGCACATAGCCTCGACAACAGCCATATTCGATGTGAAAGGACTG GGGTTGAATAACTTTTCAAAATCTGCAAGAGAGATGTTCGCAGAGATCCAAAAGATCGATAGCAATTACTATCCAGAG ACATTAAATCAACTTTATATAATTAATGCTGGAACTGGATTTAGAGCACTGTGGAAAGTATTGAAAGCATTCATGGAGGCAAGAACGTTAGCAAAGGTTCAG GTTCTTGGGACCAATTACCTTAACACAGTATTAGAAGCTGTTGACCAAAG CAATTTACCAGACTTTTTAGGCGGAACATGCACTTGTCCAACAGGAGGATGCTTACTCCAAGATAAAGGACCCTGGACTGACCCAGAAATGGTTCGTGCTTCTAAG GAAGCATTTGGTAAAGGTCAGAAGTCTTTCAATGAATTGACTGCCACAGTTGCCTGTGAAAGCTTTAGAGGTTGTCAG GAGCCTTCCACAAAACAAGTAGATTCCACTTCTCGTAAGAAAAGAACTCTTGGCATGTTGTTAAAAGATGACCAg GTTGGAATTGATACAGGTGAAAATATTCTGCGGAAACTAGTCGATGAACAGATCTCGGAGAAGATCCGAGAACTTGAACACTGCGCTGCTCAGAGTAATGAG ACCCTGCAGACACTAGTATGTAAGCAACAAGAACTCACTGGCCACATCGAACAGCTGAGGAAAATCCTTCA gGATGTCATGGGTGCAGATATGAAAGGCGACACACAAGACACAAAACTCAAAGTAAATTAG